One window from the genome of Sulfodiicoccus acidiphilus encodes:
- a CDS encoding amidohydrolase family protein, protein MWDVHCHIFPRRYIKELSSLHEIGISPPDSLGRNILYDKETKQTLTYFIEGTPHVDVNKHLEDMREFGIEKQFLSVSPPHLDKIKEPRRALQLSQAINDGLSEIVDVDREHLSALATLPTTDLSLAMDELRRIIKLGLPGVALPSNTAKRFYDEGYDDLFKEISSKGLLLFIHPTEPVVWDRLGEDYNLALLYGWPFDTTLSVARLVFSGTIARYPGLKVVVSHGGG, encoded by the coding sequence GTGTGGGACGTACACTGTCACATTTTTCCTAGGAGATACATAAAGGAACTTTCTTCCTTACACGAGATAGGGATCTCGCCACCCGACTCCCTAGGCCGCAACATACTCTACGATAAGGAGACCAAACAGACGTTGACCTACTTCATTGAAGGGACTCCCCACGTGGACGTGAATAAACACTTAGAGGACATGAGAGAATTCGGGATAGAGAAGCAATTCTTAAGCGTAAGTCCACCTCACCTAGACAAAATTAAGGAACCTAGGAGGGCCTTGCAGTTAAGTCAAGCAATCAACGACGGGCTGTCTGAGATCGTTGACGTAGACCGGGAACACCTCAGTGCCTTGGCTACCCTTCCAACGACAGATCTCTCTCTGGCGATGGACGAGTTGAGGCGAATTATCAAGTTAGGTCTACCAGGAGTAGCTCTTCCCTCTAATACGGCGAAGAGATTCTACGATGAGGGATACGACGACCTGTTTAAGGAGATAAGCAGTAAAGGTTTGTTGTTGTTCATTCATCCGACAGAGCCGGTCGTGTGGGATAGGTTAGGTGAAGACTACAATTTGGCATTATTGTATGGCTGGCCTTTTGACACCACACTCTCTGTGGCTAGGCTGGTGTTCTCCGGTACGATCGCCCGTTACCCAGGGCTAAAGGTGGTGGTTTCTCACGGAGGGGGATGA
- a CDS encoding amidohydrolase family protein, which produces MIPFFAGRVKLLGKDMRGKGKVIAVEDPLADFKRLYYDTAFFNVPSLKLLLEFVGEDHVVMGTDYPFGQRAGRACYEETLQMINRALTCEQREKVCKLNMTKLLHR; this is translated from the coding sequence ATGATACCTTTCTTCGCTGGAAGGGTTAAGTTGTTGGGCAAGGACATGAGGGGGAAGGGGAAGGTCATAGCGGTGGAAGATCCTTTAGCTGACTTTAAACGCCTGTATTACGATACCGCATTCTTCAACGTACCGTCCCTGAAGCTCCTGTTGGAGTTCGTGGGGGAGGATCACGTGGTAATGGGGACGGATTACCCTTTCGGACAGAGAGCGGGCAGAGCGTGTTACGAGGAAACTCTACAGATGATAAATAGAGCATTAACTTGTGAGCAAAGAGAGAAGGTGTGCAAGCTGAATATGACCAAACTTCTCCATAGATAA
- a CDS encoding cytosine permease — translation MPNEVSELDRLAVMRFYPTSGQIEVTREFPEETYLWNKDFHPTPVEKRNWGPWTYMAIWFGMVFVVPTWFLAGAGFSFGLNWYEILIDFFLGSLIIIVPTIIQSHGGARYGMSEPQLTRSRWGIYGAQLPSWIRAVISMGWWGIVSYIITEAAVAMYVSASGKLSLLQGASPYSLAKSFPDIFWPVFVAVILVQVLLFYVSPPVKAQPPLKMLARAAAPIVALGFAVLFVYTMTMAHWDFSPITSIPQSVRGGEFWINNLAYLNAVIADWATMAVSMPDFTRFARSQRAQTWGQVPMPFLMTMVAAIALMTTGATIALGLGGGKGISDPIILAALELPGLLKFFVLAAFMLAMFVVNVFANSIAPGYDIANTYSKYLTWFRGIVIGVVISAALGAWTFYASGAYGFIYNWLLVYGALLGGVEGVLIFDYAVIRRFKFEAVDVYLSRGRFRYLKGFNPAAFIAFAFGTTVTYLWYWGWLRTPTTQFLYVNSWISAFLITGVLYVVLMVLWVIPKYQVFLIGDLKQGYMSAEVRKLFNPGSKKD, via the coding sequence GTGCCAAACGAAGTATCCGAGTTAGATAGATTAGCCGTCATGAGGTTTTACCCAACGAGCGGCCAAATCGAAGTTACAAGGGAGTTTCCCGAGGAGACCTATTTGTGGAACAAGGACTTCCACCCGACCCCTGTGGAGAAAAGGAACTGGGGCCCGTGGACTTACATGGCAATATGGTTCGGGATGGTTTTCGTTGTGCCTACTTGGTTTCTGGCAGGAGCTGGATTTTCCTTCGGCCTTAACTGGTACGAAATATTAATAGACTTCTTCCTCGGGAGTCTGATCATTATAGTCCCTACTATAATACAGTCCCACGGTGGAGCAAGGTATGGCATGTCCGAGCCTCAGCTAACGAGAAGCAGGTGGGGGATCTACGGTGCCCAGTTGCCCTCTTGGATAAGGGCGGTGATCTCCATGGGTTGGTGGGGGATTGTGTCCTACATCATAACTGAAGCCGCGGTCGCGATGTATGTTAGCGCCAGCGGCAAGTTATCGTTACTTCAAGGTGCCTCACCTTATTCTCTCGCGAAGAGCTTCCCAGACATTTTCTGGCCAGTGTTCGTGGCCGTGATCCTCGTGCAAGTCCTCCTCTTCTACGTCTCACCTCCAGTTAAGGCCCAACCTCCCCTCAAGATGTTGGCCAGGGCGGCTGCCCCGATAGTTGCTCTAGGTTTTGCCGTACTTTTCGTCTACACCATGACTATGGCACACTGGGACTTCTCTCCAATCACCTCAATTCCACAGAGCGTTAGGGGAGGCGAGTTTTGGATCAACAACCTAGCTTACTTGAACGCCGTCATAGCCGACTGGGCCACCATGGCGGTGAGCATGCCAGATTTCACTAGGTTCGCCCGATCTCAACGCGCCCAGACGTGGGGACAGGTGCCAATGCCATTCCTTATGACCATGGTAGCTGCCATAGCATTAATGACCACTGGTGCTACGATAGCGTTGGGTCTAGGTGGAGGGAAGGGTATATCAGACCCCATAATATTGGCTGCTCTCGAATTGCCTGGTCTCCTGAAGTTCTTTGTGTTGGCAGCATTCATGCTTGCGATGTTTGTAGTGAACGTCTTCGCTAACTCCATAGCTCCAGGATATGACATCGCAAACACCTACTCTAAATATCTCACGTGGTTTAGGGGAATAGTGATCGGTGTGGTCATAAGTGCTGCACTAGGGGCGTGGACTTTCTACGCCTCAGGAGCCTACGGGTTTATCTACAACTGGCTCCTTGTATACGGGGCCCTACTGGGAGGTGTGGAAGGAGTGTTAATTTTCGACTACGCTGTGATAAGGCGTTTTAAGTTCGAGGCCGTCGACGTCTACCTGAGCCGAGGTAGGTTTAGGTATTTAAAAGGATTCAATCCAGCCGCATTTATAGCGTTCGCCTTTGGTACGACAGTCACGTATCTGTGGTATTGGGGGTGGTTGAGGACTCCAACGACTCAGTTCCTCTATGTGAACTCGTGGATATCCGCCTTCCTAATAACAGGGGTGCTCTACGTAGTTCTAATGGTGTTGTGGGTCATCCCCAAGTACCAGGTTTTCCTCATCGGCGACCTAAAACAGGGATATATGAGCGCTGAAGTGAGAAAACTTTTCAATCCTGGATCGAAAAAAGATTGA
- a CDS encoding AMP-binding protein has protein sequence MVDIIREKRVLLRPNLEDYDSVCKDFSWVKVREELGMMGMGNGAGLALRRPVSRGLGEYVALRWISESGERKDYPFSTLLQQGLGVANALRELGLSMGDRVVLLSKRVPSLYFAMIGVPLAGGTLVPVFTSFGREAIRYRIENSGAKMIVVHESLKEKVPDVEGLKVVVTSDQSFPNSTKGNGSYSIPTNRPFVIVYTSGSTGKPKGIWHSHDMMTFYYVSGKYHFDLHEGQDVFWHTGDPAWIAGFAGVWTAWVNGVTLLSYEGRFDPERWATIVEENKVTVLSTAPTAMRMLKKAEQTVVRHDLSSLRFIHAGGEYVDPDLVRWSHKKLGLPVHDAYGQTETATYVIANFISLPIKVGSMGRPLPGVKALVVDEKGRPLPANTPGLLAFVPDFPALAKGVWNDDERWKAYFKGGYYVTGDRALVDEDGYFWYLGREDDVIKVSGYRVSPVEIESVLMTHPAVAEAAVIGVPDPERGNRIKAYVVLREDYSSEADLPVKLREYVKLNLASHMAPAEVEIVKELPHTLSGKILRRLLRSIETKSPVGDTSTLDNQDLVKDLKKA, from the coding sequence TTGGTGGATATAATAAGGGAGAAGAGAGTGTTGTTGAGGCCCAACCTTGAGGACTATGACTCGGTGTGCAAGGACTTCTCGTGGGTCAAGGTAAGGGAGGAGCTTGGGATGATGGGAATGGGCAACGGAGCTGGGTTGGCCTTGAGGAGGCCCGTGAGCAGGGGGTTGGGCGAATATGTGGCCCTAAGGTGGATCTCTGAGTCAGGGGAGAGGAAGGACTACCCGTTCTCCACGTTGTTGCAGCAGGGGCTTGGGGTAGCAAATGCTCTCAGGGAACTTGGCCTGTCTATGGGAGACAGGGTTGTTCTTCTCTCAAAACGCGTCCCTTCACTGTACTTCGCTATGATTGGCGTCCCCCTAGCTGGTGGGACCTTGGTTCCGGTCTTCACGTCCTTCGGTCGTGAAGCGATCAGGTACAGAATCGAGAACTCCGGAGCAAAAATGATCGTAGTACACGAGTCGTTGAAGGAAAAAGTCCCCGACGTAGAAGGTTTAAAGGTAGTTGTCACCTCCGATCAATCATTCCCTAATTCCACGAAAGGTAACGGGAGCTATAGTATACCCACGAATCGCCCGTTCGTCATCGTCTACACCTCGGGTTCAACTGGTAAGCCGAAGGGGATCTGGCACTCTCACGACATGATGACCTTCTACTACGTATCTGGGAAGTATCATTTCGACCTACATGAAGGACAAGACGTCTTTTGGCATACTGGAGATCCAGCTTGGATAGCCGGATTCGCGGGGGTGTGGACGGCTTGGGTGAATGGAGTTACCTTACTCTCCTACGAAGGAAGGTTCGACCCAGAGAGGTGGGCGACAATAGTTGAGGAGAACAAGGTGACTGTATTGTCCACAGCTCCCACAGCGATGAGAATGCTCAAGAAGGCCGAACAAACTGTAGTAAGGCATGACCTGAGTTCCCTTAGGTTCATTCACGCCGGTGGAGAATACGTAGACCCTGACCTAGTCAGGTGGAGCCATAAGAAGCTAGGTCTCCCAGTCCATGACGCATATGGACAAACGGAGACCGCCACATACGTCATAGCTAACTTCATTTCCTTACCCATAAAGGTGGGATCTATGGGAAGGCCGCTGCCTGGAGTTAAGGCGCTAGTTGTGGACGAAAAGGGGCGGCCTCTCCCAGCCAACACGCCGGGACTCCTCGCCTTCGTTCCAGATTTTCCTGCTTTGGCTAAAGGAGTGTGGAACGACGACGAAAGGTGGAAGGCGTACTTCAAGGGTGGATATTACGTCACTGGTGATAGGGCGTTGGTTGATGAGGATGGTTACTTCTGGTACCTGGGAAGGGAAGATGACGTGATAAAGGTGTCAGGTTACAGGGTCTCCCCGGTCGAAATTGAATCGGTACTCATGACCCACCCGGCTGTGGCAGAGGCTGCCGTGATTGGAGTTCCTGACCCTGAAAGGGGGAACAGGATAAAAGCCTACGTCGTCCTTAGGGAGGACTACTCGAGTGAGGCGGATTTACCTGTGAAGCTAAGAGAATACGTCAAACTCAACCTGGCCTCTCATATGGCTCCCGCTGAGGTAGAAATAGTGAAAGAGTTACCTCACACGCTTAGCGGAAAGATTCTCAGGAGGCTACTCAGGTCTATAGAGACCAAATCCCCAGTTGGAGACACCAGCACCTTGGATAACCAGGATCTGGTTAAGGACCTCAAGAAAGCTTAG
- a CDS encoding cyclase family protein — MRLDELLNVMRSSKKYDLEQIRYPNMPAFDPVKPGLLYFLYRHHESYYNPDHDGPRTSASGLIIMSDQTGTHIDALCHQASDLKLSVGVKVTPEIETPWGFTKGGAEELPLIVARGVLIDVASVYQDPLPENSMISLEQVKKTLEVQGTTVERGDVVLVRTGYGKYWNDEEKYRRAAGVSKEVSSWLARTGPVAVGSDNLAWDLPSFKDPETHSSLPGHLLLIAERGIPIIENVRLEELAKDKVYQFLLIGFPLKFKGATGTPLRPVAIVP; from the coding sequence GTGAGGTTGGACGAGCTCTTAAATGTTATGAGGTCCTCGAAGAAGTACGACTTGGAGCAGATCAGGTACCCTAACATGCCTGCATTCGATCCCGTCAAACCTGGCTTGCTCTACTTCCTATACAGACACCACGAGAGCTACTACAACCCAGATCACGACGGCCCGAGAACCAGCGCGTCTGGGCTCATAATTATGTCGGATCAGACTGGGACCCATATAGACGCTCTATGTCACCAAGCGTCCGACCTAAAATTGAGCGTAGGGGTCAAGGTGACTCCAGAGATCGAGACTCCGTGGGGGTTCACGAAGGGTGGGGCGGAGGAACTGCCGCTTATTGTAGCTAGGGGAGTCCTAATAGATGTGGCCTCGGTTTATCAGGATCCTCTACCCGAGAACTCTATGATATCGTTGGAACAGGTCAAGAAGACGTTAGAGGTTCAAGGGACCACAGTGGAAAGAGGCGATGTCGTCTTAGTGAGGACTGGTTACGGCAAGTACTGGAACGATGAGGAGAAGTACAGGAGGGCAGCAGGAGTCTCCAAGGAGGTAAGCTCTTGGCTAGCCAGGACTGGGCCCGTAGCCGTAGGGTCAGACAACCTAGCGTGGGACCTACCTTCATTCAAGGACCCTGAGACACACTCTTCCCTTCCAGGGCATCTCCTGCTCATAGCTGAGAGAGGGATTCCTATAATAGAGAATGTTAGGTTGGAGGAACTAGCGAAGGACAAGGTGTACCAGTTCCTCCTCATTGGATTCCCACTCAAGTTCAAGGGAGCTACAGGAACACCCCTAAGGCCAGTAGCAATAGTTCCATAA
- a CDS encoding helix-turn-helix domain-containing protein has protein sequence MNLIHEKCWSMYYNEDSVVKIVGLVPDQEKNVLRVVALAGEKGYKSLSQLKERGIIKSFYNTYRTGSAFVVDMAREYSDSVTSILSRNGAVVLSSSKYNGMEEWNVLIYEHHIPHAMKELDSVAHVESYREIDYAPFLTLTRQEYRTLYAALAMGYFEYPKKVRAKEVAKVLGIRESTFVYHVRNAQRKLFTSYLKGREPLLDFGVG, from the coding sequence GTGAACTTGATTCACGAGAAATGTTGGAGCATGTACTATAATGAGGACTCGGTAGTTAAGATCGTGGGGCTAGTCCCAGACCAAGAAAAGAACGTTCTTAGGGTAGTGGCTTTAGCCGGAGAAAAGGGATATAAGTCCCTGAGTCAGCTCAAAGAACGTGGAATAATAAAGAGCTTCTATAACACGTATAGGACGGGCTCCGCGTTCGTCGTCGATATGGCAAGGGAGTACTCCGACTCAGTCACCTCCATATTGTCTAGGAATGGAGCCGTCGTCCTTAGTTCCTCCAAGTACAACGGAATGGAGGAATGGAACGTCCTCATATACGAGCACCACATACCGCACGCCATGAAAGAACTAGACTCAGTGGCTCACGTAGAGAGCTATAGAGAGATAGACTATGCACCGTTCCTGACGCTCACTAGACAGGAATATAGGACTCTCTACGCAGCCCTAGCGATGGGTTACTTCGAGTACCCTAAGAAGGTAAGGGCTAAGGAGGTGGCCAAAGTACTCGGGATAAGAGAGTCCACCTTCGTCTATCACGTGAGGAACGCACAGAGGAAACTATTCACGAGCTACCTGAAGGGGAGGGAGCCGCTTCTCGACTTCGGTGTAGGTTGA
- a CDS encoding enoyl-CoA hydratase/isomerase family protein, translated as MIRTTVHDESGIGEVVIERPEKMNAITLQGRREVGEAMRFMDSNPQVRVVVVKGAGNKSFSSGGDVGEFLNTNVDDLLKWGEDLSTAEKISKPVVASINGYTFGAGLELALSCDIRIATSKSLFALPEVKLGMVPASGGITRLVKMVGLSRATYLLMLGKRIDAGKALEYGLIHEVVEEDELEPRTLEVAKELATLSPLALKALKGVLRTIADAPFDAALDIERKTFGLLRYSEDFKEGVNSFLNRREPRFSGK; from the coding sequence ATGATTAGGACCACAGTTCACGACGAGAGTGGCATAGGAGAGGTGGTGATAGAGAGGCCTGAGAAGATGAACGCAATCACCCTACAAGGGAGGAGGGAAGTGGGAGAGGCGATGAGATTCATGGACTCTAACCCTCAAGTGAGGGTAGTGGTAGTAAAGGGCGCCGGAAACAAGTCCTTCAGTTCTGGAGGAGATGTGGGAGAATTTCTCAACACGAACGTTGATGACCTCCTCAAGTGGGGGGAGGACCTCTCCACAGCTGAGAAGATATCTAAGCCCGTAGTAGCTAGTATAAACGGCTACACCTTCGGCGCTGGCCTTGAGTTGGCACTCTCCTGCGACATAAGGATAGCCACATCCAAATCGTTGTTCGCCCTCCCTGAGGTGAAGTTGGGGATGGTGCCGGCCAGCGGAGGAATAACTAGGCTAGTCAAGATGGTTGGCCTTTCAAGAGCGACCTACCTCCTCATGTTAGGAAAGAGGATCGACGCTGGCAAAGCGTTAGAGTATGGACTAATTCATGAAGTAGTGGAAGAGGACGAACTAGAACCTAGAACACTTGAGGTCGCCAAGGAACTCGCGACCCTATCTCCACTGGCCCTGAAGGCGCTGAAGGGAGTCCTCAGGACGATAGCTGATGCACCTTTCGACGCGGCATTGGACATAGAAAGGAAAACGTTCGGATTACTGAGGTACTCGGAGGACTTCAAGGAGGGCGTGAATTCGTTCCTCAACAGGAGAGAACCCAGGTTCAGTGGCAAATAA